A window from Rana temporaria chromosome 8, aRanTem1.1, whole genome shotgun sequence encodes these proteins:
- the LOC120910105 gene encoding zinc finger protein OZF-like codes for MRELLEGHKDLYKDIMVESPNTRKPPEKCPRPLYSRDSTQEGHTIPHHHQGEELIRIKAEIKEEEDEGSVTGDPRPTEGCRMMVTVKEEESSVDIGTVGGHQILSLDYNVEDIAENSPEAKPDPHKIHPRPYCVDRSMDPSKPEGYFHKFHAATNEIHPGLPVAERSLDPSHPPRSSFSNLDTSSHEDDKTILWSEVNEGFRPHSSLGVKKQTNTGGRAFSCSECGKCFTWNAALLRHQKSHTGERPFPCSQCGKCFKHKADLLRHQRYHTGERPFSCSECGKCFTRRDELLIHQKSHKGKPLFSCLECGKFFTWKGAFLRHQRSHVGKRPFLCSECGKGFICKADLLTHQRRHTGERPFLCSECGKCFIKKVDLLTHQRIHKDERPFSCSECGKCFKNKADHLRHQRCHTGERPFSCSECGRCFKHKADHLRHQRCHTGERPFFCSECGKFFSRKDYLLLHQKSHMAEKTLSC; via the exons ATGAGGGAgcttttagaaggacacaaggatctctacaaggacatcATGGTGGAGTCGCCTAATACCAGGAAGCCACCAGAgaaatgtccccgtcctctgtattcccgggattccacccaggaaggtcacaccatcccccaccatcatcag GGTGAAGAACTGATACGTATAAAAGCTgagattaaagaggaagaagatgaGGGATCTGTGACAGGTGATCCTCGGCCTACTGAGGGATGTAGAATGATGGTGACGGTTAAAGAGGAGGAATCTTCTGTAGACATTGGCACAG TAGGTGGACACCAGATTTTATCCTTGGATTATAATGTAGAAGACATTGCAGAAAATTCTCCAGAAGCAAAGCCCGATCCTCACAAAATACACCCTAGACCTTACTGTGTGGATAGATCAATGGATCCCTCTAAACCTGAAGGTTATTTTCATAAGTTCCATGCTGCTACCAATGAAATCCATCCAGGACTTCCCGTTGCGGAGAGATCCTTGGATCCATCTCATCCCCCGAGATCATCTTTCAGTAATTTAGACACTTCTTCACACGAAGACGATAAAACAATCCTTTGGTCGGAAGTCAATGAAGGTTTTAGACCACACTCGTCTCttggtgtaaaaaaacaaacaaacacgggTGGGCGTGCGTTTTCATGTtcggagtgtgggaaatgtttcacaTGGAATGCGGCCCTTCTCAGGCACCAGAAaagtcacacgggtgagcgtcctttccCGTGTTcacagtgcgggaaatgtttcaagcACAAAGCAGACCTTCTTAGGCACCAGAGAtatcacacgggtgagcgtccgttttcatgttcagagtgtgggaaatgtttcacaCGTAGAGACGAACTTCTTATACATCAGAAAAGCCATAAGGGTAAGCCTCTCTTTTCCTGCCTAGAATGTGGGAAATTTTTTACTTGGAAAGGAGCATTCCTTAGACACCAGAGGAGTCACGTGGGCAAACGTCCATTTTTATGCTCGGAGTGCGGGAAGGGTTTCATATGTAAAGCTGACCTTCTTACACACCAACGAAGACATACTGGTGAGCGGCCCTTTTTATGCTCAGAGTGCGGTAAATGTTTCATTAAGAAAGTAGACCTTCTtacacaccagagaattcacaaagatgagcgtcctttttcatgttcagagtgcgggaaatgtttcaaaaATAAAGCAGACCACCTTAGGCACCAAAGGTGTCACACTggtgagcgtcctttttcatgttccgAGTGCGGGAGATGTTTCAAACATAAAGCAGACCACCTTAGGCACCAAAGGTGTCACACTGGTGAGCgtccttttttttgttcagagtgtgggaaattttTCTCTCGGAAAGACTACCTTCTTCTACATCAGAAAAGTCACATGGCAGAGAAAACTCTTTCTTGTtaa
- the LOC120910002 gene encoding oocyte zinc finger protein XlCOF6-like, with protein MKVEIKEEEEDEGSVRGDRQSTEDFIIMVAIKEEESSLDIGTGGHNVTPPEGPQMFSLDYNGEDNAIADISPEAKPDTQEFHHRPYYVDRSMDSSKPEDSLPNKVHPTIAERSLDPSNLQRSPSRDFDTTSHKDGKTSLCSEVTEGSESKSSSAVGKRKNTKRPFPCSECGKRFPWKADLLRHHRSHTGERPFLCSQCAKCFKHKGDLLRHLRCHTSERPFSCTECGKGFNQEDHLFLHQKTHTDGCPFLCLQCAKCFKHKADLLVHQRCHTDGSPFSCTECGKCFTQEDDLLLHQKTHTAGSSFSCLECGKCFTRKNYLLLHQKTHTGGSSFSCLECGKCFTQKADLLLHQKTHTGRSPFSCLECGKCFTRKTALRIHQRSHTGERPFQCPECGKSFTCRAGLFRHQMSHKGERSLSSECGKGVIQKADLPTHQRRPTREGTFVCSECEKCFITKEDLLAHQKSHKDERPFSCSQCGKGFKQKADLLRHYKCHTSERPFSCSECGKCFKHKADLLRHQRCHTGERPFSCSECKKRFSRKDDLLAHQRIHTGERTFACLECGKCFTWKRSLRTHQRIHTGERPFSCLECGKSFSQKGNLYMHQKTHTGERPFPCPECGKCFTWKRALRIHQRSHTGERPFSCLDCGKCFTQKGHLCSHQKSHTGERPSSCPECGKCFALKSSLITHQKTHVC; from the exons ATGAAAGTTgagattaaagaggaagaagaagatgaggGATCTGTAAGAGGTGATCGCCAGTCTACAGAAGACTTTATAATAATGGTAGCAATTAAAGAGGAGGAATCTTCTCTAGACATCggcacag GTGGACACAATGTGACTCCCCCAGAGGGACCTCAAATGTTCTCTTTGGACTATAATGGAGAAGACAACGCCATTGCAGATATTTCTCCAGAAGCAAAGCCCGATACTCAAGAATTCCATCACAGGCCTTACTATGTGGATCGATCAATGGATTCCTCTAAACCTGAAGATTCTCTTCCCAATAAAGTCCATCCTACCATTGCGGAGAGATCCTTGGATCCATCTAACCTTCAGAGATCGCCTTCCAGAGATTTCGATACTACTTCACACAAAGACGGAAAAACAAGCCTGTGTTCTGAAGTCACCGAAGGTTCGGAATCAAAATCGTCTTCTGCTGTaggcaaaagaaaaaacactaaGCGTCCATttccatgttcagagtgcgggaaacgttTCCCATGGAAAGCAGACCTTCTTAGGCACCACAGAAGTCACACGGGCGAGCGCCCTTTTTTATGTTCGCAGTGTGCGAAATGTTTCAAACACAAAGGAGACCTTCTCAGGCACCTGAGATGTCACACCAgcgagcgtcctttttcatgtacAGAGTGTGGGAAAGGTTTCAACCAGGAAGACCACCTCTTTCTACATCAGAAAACTCACACGGACGGGTGCCCTTTTTTATGTTTGCAGTGCGCTAAATGTTTCAAACACAAAGCAGACCTCCTCGTTCACCAGAGATGTCACACTGATGGTAGTCCTTTTTCATGTacggagtgtgggaaatgttttactcAGGAAGACGACCTTCTTCTTCATCAGAAAACTCACACGGCTGGGAGCTCTTTCTCCTGTctagagtgcgggaagtgtttcactCGGAAAAACTACCTTCTTTTACATCAGAAAACTCACACCGGTGGGAGCTCTTTTTCCTGtctagagtgcgggaaatgtttcactcagaAGGCCGACCTTCTTCTACATCAAAAAACTCACACAGGTAGGAGTCCTTTTAGCTGtctagagtgcgggaaatgtttcactcggAAGACGGCACTCCGTATACATCAGAGAAGTCACACGGGCGAGCGTCCTTTTCAGTGTCCAGAGTGCGGAAAAAGTTTCACTTGCAGGGCAGGACTCTTTAGACACCAGATGAGTCACAAAGGTGAGCGTTCTTTATCTTCGGAGTGTGGGAAAGGTGTCATACAGAAAGCAGACCTTCCTACCCATCAAAGAAGACCTACCCGTGAGGGTACTTTTGTATGCTCagagtgcgagaaatgttttaTCACGAAGGAAGACCTCCTTGCTCACCAGAAAAGTCACAAGGatgagcgtcctttttcatgttcacaGTGCGGGAAAGGCTTCAAACAAAAAGCAGATCTTCTTCGGCACTACAAATGTCACACTAGCGAGCgccctttttcatgttcagagtgcgggaaatgttttaaacACAAAGCAGACCTTCTTAGGCACCAGAGGTGCCACACCGGCGAGCGTCCTTTTTCGTGTTCGGAGTGCAAGAAAAGATTCAGCCGGAAAGACGACCTTCTTGctcatcagagaattcacacgggcgagCGCACTTTTGCCTGtctagagtgcgggaaatgtttcacttgGAAGCGATCGctccgtacacaccagaggattcacacgggcgagcgtcctttttcatgtttaGAATGCGGGAAAAGTTTCTCTCAGAAAGGAAACCTTTACATGCACCAGAAAACCCACACTGGCGAGCGACCTTTTCCCTGtccggagtgcgggaaatgtttcacttgGAAGAGGGCGCTGCGTatacaccagagaagtcacacgggAGAACGTCCTTTTTCATGCTTGGActgtgggaaatgtttcactcagaAAGGACACCTTTGTTCACACCAGAAAAGTCACACTGGCGAGCGCCCTTCTTCCTGtccggagtgcgggaaatgttttgcactgAAATCCAGTCTAATTACACATCAGAAAACCCATGTCTGCTGA
- the LOC120910169 gene encoding gastrula zinc finger protein XlCGF7.1-like, with amino-acid sequence MVVRVKEEESSVAIGTGGHNVISAERPQSLDCTAEDSDIVDVSPEENIDTQKRPYCVDRPMDSCRAHDSFRSHIVTNEVHPRLHVAERSLDPSNSERSSSSNLDTSSHKDNTTIQCSRVNEGLRSESSLAEDQTASTGENKHGPYQCSECGKCFNWKGHLLRHLRSHTDERPYSCLQCDKCFKHRADLSRHQRCHTGERPFSCSECEKCFTRKHDLITHQKIHTGESSFPCLECGKCFTWKRALRIHQRSHTGERPFLCLDCGKCFTQKGNLRTHQKLHTGERPFSCSECGKSFTLRSRLMSHQKSHVH; translated from the exons ATGGTGGTGAGAGTTAAAGAGGAGGAATCTTCTGTAGCCATTGGCACAG GTGGACACAATGTGATTTCCGCGGAGAGACCTCAATCTCTGGACTGTACTGCGGAAGACAGCGACATTGTAGATGTTTCTCCAGAAGAAAACATCGATACTCAGAAAAGACCTTACTGTGTGGATAGACCAATGGACTCCTGTAGAGCTCATGATTCTTTTCGGTCACATATTGTTACCAATGAAGTCCACCCAAGGCTTCACGTTGCGGAGAGATCCTTGGATCCATCCAATTCCGAGAGATCATCTTCCAGTAATTTAGATACTTCCTCACACAAAGACAACACAACAATCCAGTGTTCTAGAGTGAATGAAGGTCTTAGATCAGAGTCGTCTCTTGCTGAAGATCAAACAGCAAGCACGGGGGAGAACAAACACGGCCCGTATcaatgttcagagtgcggaaaatgtttcaaCTGGAAAGGGCACCTCCTCcggcacctgagaagtcacaccGACGAGCGTCCTTATTCGTgtttacagtgtgacaaatgtttCAAACACCGAGCGGACCTTTCCAGACACCAGAGGTGCCACACCGGCGAACGCCCCTTCTCGTGTTCGGAGTGCGAGAAATGTTTCACTCGGAAACACGACCTTATTACACATCAGAAGATTCACACGGGCGAGAGCTCTTTTCCCTGtctagagtgcgggaaatgcttcaCTTGGAAGAGGGCGCTCCGTatacaccagagaagtcacacgggCGAACGTCCTTTTTTGTGTTTGGACTGCGGGAAATGCTTCACTCAGAAGGGAAACCTTCGCACGCACCAGAAACTTCACACTGGCGAGCGCCCTTTTTCctgttcggagtgcgggaaatcttttacACTCAGATCACGCCTAATGTCACATCAAAAAAGCCATGTCCACTGA